The stretch of DNA GACAGTTTGTTTTTTTTGGAACAAATAGGGTCGTTACGTGGCCATTGAATATGAATATGGTTGCATTGAAGAACTTGAGAAAGTTGTTCATTGAGAGTGCTACTGTAACAGATGATATTCTGACTGAGTTGGCAAATGGGCTTAAAGCATTAGAGAGCTTAGTACTGACTGCATGCCCAATGTTGAAATGCATTACAATCTCAAGCATTTCGCTGAAGGAACTTCGAATCGAAGAGAGCTTAGTCTTGATTAAGGTTACAATTGATGCCCCTAACTTGATGGAGTTTTGGTACCACTGCGAAGTGGAGACCTCTTTGTCGTTGATCAAAGTGCCAGAGGATTGTGATGCGCAGTTCTTCCCATTGGTGATTATGAATTTTATGATGACGGAGTCTTTAAACACTAATTGGCTTATTAGGCTAAAGAAGATTCTCGAAGAAAACTTATTCAAATCTCTTGTGGTTGAGCTGTTTTACTCTCTTCAGGTATGAACTTATATCCGTTTGATGACTTATTTATTACTCCCCCTATCCCATTTTTATTTCCCCCCTTTCTATTTAGGGAGGATTTAAGGAAAAGTGAAATGCCAAATTTAGCCCTTAAATTTAAAAAAAGGGCAATAATTTTGGGATACATTAATCttatggtggtgatggtggtagtTAGTTAACTATGGGCAATATTGGGTGTACTTAGTTTTCCCGCACTAAATTTAAAAAAAGGGCAATAATTTTGGGATACATTTTAGAGGAAATGGGGACAATAAAATTGGGAGGTTTTCTCCACATGACAAATCGTAGTTGTGTCTTGGTCGTGTGTCTACTAGTGAAGGTAATACAATTCTACCGAGTGTAACTATAGATGAAAATAGTGAAGATATGTTGGCTTCTTTAGATGAAGGTAGATGAGGAGCAGCTTAGGAATGTGGTTATTGGCCCACCCTACAAACTGAGAGAGTTAAAGTTGCGAGAAACACATGCTTTGGATTATACAGAATCTTCGCTTACAGCCCTGGATGGATATTTCTTGATTTGCCACCCTGATTTGCTGTCAATAACAACAAGTTTACGGAGTTCTGCTGCCGAGGTATGCCATGTTCCATGGTAGTGTGGTAGTAGTAGTTGTAGTATGCTATTTTTGTTATGTGCTGTTATGGCCTATTAAATTAAATTGACAAGTCTTATTATCGTCTATATGTGGTCTAGCCGTATATGTGGAGGCGGCCATAATTCAAAATCCCTCTCTCAAAAATCCTGGGCCAAAGTACTTGGCCTGAGTCCTGACCCTCTCCTAATAACCTCGTCAAAACTGGCTTGACCTGAGCCAATCCATACACAAACAGACAACACAACTATGTCCCGTCACTCTACCCGGCCCAATTTGCTCTTAATTTTACTTGTCCTAAAATGACGCGTACATTTAAATAAAAGAATCAAACAGTTAATCAACCCAAATGCCAGTGACGGAGCTACGGATAGGCCAATATAAAAATAATGTCCAGGATGCTAAAATAATGTCTTTAGGTTTATGAGAGATGTTACAATATCAAAATCGACCGCTGTTAGTATTTTATCCTGCCGAATGCAAACATACCCTAAATGCCCAACCTATATGGGCTATATCCGACCCTAATGACTCGTTTTTAGGTCTACTCCCGTAACTCCTCTAAGACCAATGCTTTCAAAATTCCTCCTATTTTAACTTTTGCTAGCCTAGTAACAGTAACAATTACCCACATTACAAGCAAGTCCGGTTTATGGTGAATTATTTGGTGAGAAGATGACTTTGCTAGTATAATATGAATGCCATTAAATAAAATTGTATACCTTCATGCCATTAAATAAAATTGTACTCCCTCCAAGTTTGATCAATCTTCCCCTTTGCTTTttgcaccaaaaataaggaaaacaATAAAAAATGGATAAAGTAGTGTGAGTTGtggtgagagaaaataataaagaataaaaaatgaataaaaaatgaataAAGTAGGATAAAGTAGGAGGAATTGTTGACTTTTTAGGAGAGAGAAtgaataaagaatgaataaaagataaccaaaaaaggaaaggggaagataaGAAAATAAGCTCAAAAGAGAAATAGGGAAGATTGATCAAACCATTGTGCACATAATATCATCCATGACCCTCACCATATCAAAACGACAAAACTCGTGAAATTCTTTGTTGGTCCTCTTGTTTATAATTTTATTCGAGCTGAAATGAGTGTACTTTTTTGCCTTGCCTATTTTCCGAGTAGTAAAATTCAGGAGATTGCTTTGATGCAATTTTATTTTCTTGGTCATCCATCAAACTTGAATCCTGAAAGTATTATAGCCAAATCAAACACGTTTTTCACCGTATACTGCAGCATTTTCCAAACCGGATCATCTCCCTAAAACTAATCCCTTTTTATGTTTCTATATATTGTTTTTATAGCCGATCTTGAATTTCCTGAAGCGCAAGGTACAATGCTGGAGGCATCCCCTGAAAGGCATTGAAGTCGAAGGTATCGATGGCTCAAGCCTACTCTGGGGTCCGTCGGAAGTTGATTTCAGGATTAGACTGTTGTGGCAGTAAGTTTAAAGTTTAGCTTATTATCTTCAGAGACAGTATCCGATTTAGCAAGATTTAGTTGGGAATGGACCTTATGGGTCTCTTCTGGTGGGCCATGTCCGGACTTGGATCCTTGTCTATTTGAGATTGTTCTTTTTAGTCGTTAGAAATCTCAAATATACTCCATGTATCTTCTCTGGTCAGTTTGGACTCCTGTCGAATACTCTGTCAGCCGTGTTTCATCTGTTTTTTAAATAAATGTTCAGTTTACGTCTTTCTACGAATCTACCATGACATCGGATCATTGTATTGGTCGTGATCGTGGTGACGGCGGCATCTTGATTAGCCATGTCGACACGACATAACCTGGGTGCGGATACGTGATACGGGTTGGATATGGCATGTTTTAGTCAACTCCGCCGGAGCGGAGATATATGTTACTGTCCTTTTTATTTACCCTTGACGGAGTATTGCCTATTCGTTTTTACGTGATTTTAAGTTGATGGGTTTAAGGTGTGTCGTCTAGCTGGCATCCGAGAATTAATTTTTTTATGATTTTACAACACACATAAACGGGACAATTTACGTGAATTGTCAAACTATCTATTATAGAGGGATTGAAAATGCCTAGGAAAATACAATTTATGTGATTTTGGACAAACATACGAGGTATACCTAGAGTTGGCTACTTTGACTCGACTTGATAGAACCCGAGTATTTTGTGATCCGAAACCGACCCGATGACGACCCGTGACCCGACACGACCCGAATTTAGTGACCCAACCCAAACAAGACCCGGCCCGATAttacccgattaaattgatgacccgataattattaagcttaatcttgatcaaaatgaaagtgatttcgTGTTTAGATTAACACATTTG from Silene latifolia isolate original U9 population chromosome 10, ASM4854445v1, whole genome shotgun sequence encodes:
- the LOC141606213 gene encoding uncharacterized protein LOC141606213; translated protein: MGFGENVAKMEKGTVDRISELPEFILHSILSNLDTKEVGRTSVLSKRWYEVWSSVPVLVFQLKEYKKEYWDSSKENGFNVDDDVIQSFLGFIDRTMQRYDTRKYRIRKFDIQLPTGDKKIEPLVDEWIRIAVQNQVEELHISLHYPYTSEYRLPEILFHAKSLKVLNCINVVLPYYGTMELVSLEDLVLVVDTVDTDLLQRIISFCPLVEFNTSADLGKISFPCPTIMNECGEFKFKVSPLRQFVFFGTNRVVTWPLNMNMVALKNLRKLFIESATVTDDILTELANGLKALESLVLTACPMLKCITISSISLKELRIEESLVLIKVTIDAPNLMEFWYHCEVETSLSLIKVPEDCDAQFFPLVIMNFMMTESLNTNWLIRLKKILEENLFKSLVVELFYSLQMKVDEEQLRNVVIGPPYKLRELKLRETHALDYTESSLTALDGYFLICHPDLLSITTSLRSSAAEPILNFLKRKVQCWRHPLKGIEVEGIDGSSLLWGPSEVDFRIRLLWQ